From Humibacter ginsenosidimutans, a single genomic window includes:
- a CDS encoding DUF3099 domain-containing protein — translation MKHESITSLPPAPAADRGHRMLEYTIMMSIRVLCLISLIWVRGWWLLIPAAGAIFLPYFAVVVANVARSKPAAPERPGGIVRLADGTWMEGDAAPGPSSNSSTAENQDPTA, via the coding sequence ATGAAGCACGAGTCGATCACGTCGTTGCCGCCCGCGCCTGCGGCCGACCGTGGCCACCGCATGCTCGAGTACACGATCATGATGTCGATCCGTGTTCTGTGTCTGATCTCCCTGATCTGGGTGCGTGGCTGGTGGCTTCTGATCCCCGCTGCCGGCGCGATCTTCTTGCCGTACTTCGCCGTGGTGGTGGCCAACGTGGCGCGTTCCAAGCCGGCAGCTCCCGAACGGCCGGGCGGCATCGTGCGGCTGGCCGACGGCACGTGGATGGAGGGCGACGCCGCGCCGGGACCGTCGTCGAACAGCTCGACGGCCGAGAACCAGGATCCGACGGCGTGA
- the serB gene encoding phosphoserine phosphatase SerB: MSTSESASARFLVVLDVDSTLIHDEVIELLAEHAGTGELVADITQRAMRGELDFEQSLRERVATLSGLHESIFGQVAERIRVTDGVPQLVAAVHEAGGLVGVVSGGFHELVDGLALRLHLDLWRANRLGAVDGILSGGVDGPVIDAAAKEHALREWAADAGVPLTRTVAIGDGANDLRMMHAAGLSVAFCAKPAVRAAADLAIETRDLSQVLPLLGLRG, encoded by the coding sequence ATGAGCACCTCAGAGTCCGCCTCAGCCCGTTTTCTCGTGGTGCTCGATGTGGACTCCACGCTCATCCACGACGAGGTCATCGAGTTGCTCGCCGAACACGCGGGCACGGGCGAGCTGGTCGCCGACATCACGCAGCGCGCGATGCGCGGTGAGCTCGACTTCGAGCAGAGCCTGCGGGAACGCGTGGCGACGCTGAGCGGGCTGCACGAGAGCATCTTCGGTCAGGTGGCCGAGCGCATCCGCGTCACCGACGGCGTGCCGCAGCTCGTCGCGGCCGTGCACGAGGCGGGCGGTCTCGTCGGTGTGGTCTCCGGCGGGTTCCACGAGCTGGTCGACGGTCTGGCGCTGCGGCTGCATCTCGATCTCTGGCGGGCGAACAGGCTCGGCGCGGTCGACGGCATCCTCTCCGGTGGCGTGGACGGGCCCGTGATCGATGCCGCGGCGAAGGAGCACGCGCTGCGCGAATGGGCCGCGGATGCCGGTGTGCCGTTGACGAGAACCGTCGCGATCGGCGACGGCGCCAACGATCTGCGCATGATGCACGCGGCCGGCCTGTCCGTGGCGTTCTGCGCGAAGCCGGCCGTGCGTGCTGCGGCCGACCTCGCGATCGAGACGCGCGACCTCTCCCAGGTGCTGCCCCTGCTCGGCCTGCGCGGCTGA
- a CDS encoding type B 50S ribosomal protein L31: protein MKSDIHPDYAPVVFRDLASGATFLTRSTVSSEKTIEWEDGNTYPVIDVEISSESHPFYTGKQRILDSAGRVEKFNQRFKGFGK, encoded by the coding sequence ATGAAGTCTGACATTCACCCCGATTACGCGCCGGTGGTCTTCCGTGACCTCGCTTCCGGCGCCACGTTCCTGACCCGTTCGACGGTCTCCAGCGAGAAGACGATCGAGTGGGAAGACGGCAACACCTACCCCGTGATCGACGTCGAGATCTCGAGCGAGTCGCACCCGTTCTACACGGGCAAGCAGCGCATCCTCGACAGCGCCGGCCGCGTGGAGAAGTTCAACCAGCGCTTCAAGGGCTTCGGCAAGTAA
- a CDS encoding FecCD family ABC transporter permease, translated as MAVQVRTIVAGRRRRLRRRAVVIGVLAASVVAVFAVSLMVGLTFYGPVEVARVIMGQTVPGASFTVGDLRLPRASLGLLSGFAFGIAGVTFQSMLRNPLASPDVIGISAGASAAAVFGIVILALDGPAVSLLALGGALVTAAAIYLLSIRGGFAGMRLILIGIGVAAMMQSVISYVLTKAAAWDLQTALRWLTGSLNGADWSAVLPLAIACVVLVPVLLAQGRGLGGLQLGDDAAKGLGVRASRTRLLAVLAAVALLAIATSAAGPIAFVAFMSGPIAARLVGPGASPLLPAGLVGSLLVMLSDLLGQFAFDGRYPVGVITGVLGAPYLVFLLTRMNRSGGSL; from the coding sequence ATGGCCGTGCAGGTGCGCACGATCGTCGCGGGTCGTCGGAGACGGCTGCGCCGACGCGCTGTCGTCATCGGGGTGCTCGCGGCATCCGTCGTCGCCGTGTTCGCCGTGTCGCTGATGGTGGGCCTCACGTTCTACGGTCCCGTCGAGGTCGCACGGGTGATCATGGGGCAGACGGTGCCAGGGGCATCCTTCACGGTCGGCGACCTGCGCCTGCCGCGCGCTTCGCTCGGTCTGCTGTCGGGCTTCGCGTTCGGCATCGCGGGAGTCACGTTCCAGTCGATGCTGCGCAACCCCTTGGCCTCCCCCGACGTCATCGGCATCAGCGCGGGGGCGAGCGCGGCCGCCGTGTTCGGGATCGTCATCCTCGCGCTCGACGGACCCGCCGTGTCGCTGCTCGCCCTCGGGGGCGCACTCGTCACCGCCGCGGCCATCTACCTGCTGTCGATCCGTGGCGGGTTCGCCGGCATGCGGCTCATCCTCATCGGCATCGGCGTCGCCGCCATGATGCAGAGCGTCATCTCGTACGTGCTCACCAAGGCAGCGGCCTGGGACCTGCAGACAGCCCTCCGCTGGCTCACCGGCAGCCTCAACGGTGCCGACTGGTCGGCCGTTCTGCCCCTGGCCATCGCGTGCGTCGTGCTCGTACCTGTGCTGCTGGCCCAAGGCAGGGGGCTCGGCGGCCTGCAGCTGGGCGACGATGCAGCCAAGGGACTCGGAGTGCGCGCATCCCGCACCCGGCTCCTCGCCGTGCTGGCCGCCGTCGCGCTGCTGGCCATCGCGACCTCCGCTGCGGGCCCCATCGCCTTCGTCGCGTTCATGTCGGGACCGATCGCGGCACGGCTCGTCGGTCCCGGCGCCTCACCGCTGCTCCCCGCCGGCCTTGTCGGCTCGCTTCTCGTGATGCTCTCCGACCTGCTCGGACAGTTCGCGTTCGACGGCCGCTACCCGGTCGGCGTCATCACGGGCGTGCTTGGCGCGCCCTACCTCGTCTTTCTCCTCACCAGGATGAACCGTTCAGGAGGCTCGTTGTGA
- a CDS encoding type II toxin-antitoxin system RelE/ParE family toxin — MRFADRDIEEYWLGGSAPRRVPPDVRKRLVRKLQLLDAAAELHDLRIPPSNHLEKLRGDLAGEYSIRVNDQWRLVFDWDGGEANNVSFIDYH, encoded by the coding sequence GTGAGGTTCGCAGACCGCGACATCGAGGAGTATTGGCTCGGTGGTTCCGCACCGCGGCGAGTACCACCCGACGTGCGAAAGCGTCTGGTGCGCAAGCTGCAGCTTCTGGATGCGGCAGCCGAGCTTCACGACCTGAGAATCCCGCCGTCCAACCATCTCGAGAAGCTTCGAGGCGATCTGGCGGGCGAGTACAGCATCCGCGTCAACGACCAGTGGAGACTGGTGTTCGACTGGGACGGAGGGGAAGCGAACAATGTCTCATTCATCGACTATCACTGA
- a CDS encoding beta-ketoacyl-ACP reductase, giving the protein MTTPRTVLITGGNRGIGRAIAEEFLAQGHRVAVTARSGEGPAGSLTVRADVTDTDQVDAAFAAVEAELGQVEVVVANAGITRDTLLMRMSDDDFDAVVDTNLGGAFRVIKRASKGMLKARFGRVILISSVVGLYGSPGQVNYAASKAGLVGIARSLTRELGARGITANVVAPGFIETDMTAELPAEQQAEYKKSIPAGRYGQASEVAKAVAWLASDDAGYISGAVLPVDGGLGMGH; this is encoded by the coding sequence ATGACGACGCCCCGCACCGTGCTGATCACCGGAGGAAACCGCGGGATCGGCCGCGCCATCGCCGAGGAGTTCCTGGCTCAGGGTCACAGGGTCGCGGTGACGGCGCGCAGCGGCGAGGGCCCCGCGGGCTCACTCACGGTGCGCGCCGACGTCACCGACACGGATCAGGTGGATGCCGCCTTCGCGGCAGTCGAGGCAGAGCTCGGCCAGGTGGAGGTCGTGGTCGCCAACGCCGGCATCACCCGCGACACGCTGCTCATGCGCATGAGCGACGACGACTTCGACGCCGTCGTCGACACCAACCTCGGGGGTGCGTTCCGCGTGATCAAACGCGCCTCGAAGGGGATGCTCAAGGCCCGCTTCGGCCGCGTCATCCTCATCTCCAGTGTGGTCGGCCTCTACGGTTCGCCCGGCCAGGTCAACTACGCCGCATCCAAGGCCGGACTCGTCGGCATCGCGCGTTCGCTCACCCGCGAGCTCGGCGCCCGCGGCATCACCGCGAACGTGGTCGCTCCTGGGTTCATCGAGACGGACATGACGGCGGAGCTGCCCGCCGAGCAGCAGGCCGAATACAAGAAGTCGATCCCCGCCGGACGCTACGGGCAGGCGTCCGAGGTCGCGAAGGCCGTCGCCTGGCTCGCCTCCGACGATGCCGGCTACATCTCCGGCGCGGTGCTTCCCGTCGACGGCGGCCTCGGCATGGGGCACTGA
- a CDS encoding ABC-F family ATP-binding cassette domain-containing protein has product MLAVHDLEIRVGARTLMSGVTFRVQPGDKIGLVGRNGAGKTTLTKVLAGDLLPSDGRVERSDDLGYLPQDPRTGDPEMLARTRILDARGLGSLAIGMREASEQMASDDADAAAKAMRRYGNLTERFESLGGYSAEAEAASIAHNLSLPDRILDQPLKTLSGGQRRRIELARILFSDADTMILDEPTNHLDADSVVWLREFLKGYKGGLIVISHDVELVGETVNRVFYLDANRQVIDIYNMGWRAYQLQRAADEERRKKERANAEKKASALQAQAAKFGAKATKAAAAHQMVARAERLLSGLDEVRQEDRVAKLRFPTPAACGRTPLMASDLSKSYGSLEIFTAVDLAIDRGSKVVVIGLNGAGKTTLLRILGGIDVPDTGQIEPGHGLRIGYYAQEHETIDVARSVLQNMVSSSPNLTETEARKVLGSFLFTGDDVHKPAGVLSGGEKTRLALAMIVVSGANVLLLDEPTNNLDPASREQILDALAHYEGAVVLVSHDPGAVEALNPERVLILPDGVEDHWNADYAELIALA; this is encoded by the coding sequence GTGCTCGCCGTGCACGATCTCGAGATCCGCGTCGGCGCTCGCACCCTCATGTCGGGCGTGACGTTCCGGGTGCAGCCCGGCGACAAGATCGGGCTCGTCGGACGCAACGGAGCGGGCAAGACGACGCTCACGAAGGTGCTCGCCGGCGACCTGCTGCCCAGCGACGGCCGCGTCGAGCGGTCGGATGATCTCGGCTATCTGCCGCAGGACCCGCGTACCGGCGACCCCGAGATGCTGGCGCGCACGCGCATCCTCGATGCCCGCGGCCTCGGCTCGCTCGCCATCGGCATGCGCGAGGCCTCCGAGCAGATGGCGTCCGACGACGCGGATGCCGCGGCGAAGGCCATGCGGCGCTACGGCAACCTCACCGAGAGGTTCGAGTCCCTCGGCGGGTACTCGGCCGAGGCGGAGGCCGCGTCCATCGCGCACAACCTTTCGCTGCCCGACCGCATCCTCGACCAGCCGCTGAAGACGCTTTCCGGGGGCCAGCGACGTCGCATCGAACTGGCGCGCATCCTCTTCTCGGATGCCGACACCATGATCCTCGACGAGCCCACGAACCACCTCGACGCGGACTCGGTCGTGTGGCTTCGCGAGTTCCTCAAGGGCTACAAGGGCGGCCTCATCGTGATCAGCCACGATGTCGAGCTCGTGGGGGAGACCGTCAACCGCGTCTTCTACCTCGACGCCAACCGCCAGGTCATCGACATCTACAACATGGGCTGGAGGGCCTACCAGTTGCAGCGTGCGGCCGACGAGGAGCGCCGCAAGAAAGAGCGCGCCAACGCGGAGAAGAAGGCGTCTGCACTGCAGGCCCAGGCCGCCAAGTTCGGGGCGAAGGCCACGAAGGCCGCCGCAGCCCATCAGATGGTCGCGCGCGCCGAACGGCTGCTCAGCGGCCTCGACGAGGTGCGCCAGGAAGACCGCGTCGCCAAGCTGCGATTCCCGACGCCCGCAGCGTGCGGGCGCACGCCGCTGATGGCATCCGATCTCTCCAAGAGCTACGGCTCGCTCGAGATCTTCACGGCCGTCGATCTTGCCATCGACCGCGGCTCCAAGGTGGTCGTCATCGGGCTCAACGGTGCCGGCAAGACCACCCTTCTGCGCATCCTCGGCGGAATCGACGTGCCGGACACCGGCCAGATCGAGCCGGGCCACGGCCTGCGCATCGGCTACTACGCGCAGGAGCACGAGACCATCGACGTGGCGCGCAGCGTGCTGCAGAACATGGTCTCCAGCTCGCCGAATCTCACCGAGACCGAGGCACGCAAGGTGCTCGGGTCGTTCCTCTTCACCGGCGATGACGTGCACAAGCCCGCCGGCGTGCTCTCCGGCGGCGAGAAGACCCGTCTCGCCCTGGCCATGATCGTGGTCTCCGGCGCCAACGTGCTGCTGCTCGACGAGCCGACGAACAACCTCGACCCGGCCAGCCGCGAGCAGATCCTGGATGCCCTCGCCCACTATGAGGGCGCCGTCGTGCTGGTCTCGCACGACCCCGGAGCCGTCGAGGCGTTGAACCCGGAGCGCGTGCTCATCCTCCCCGACGGTGTCGAGGACCACTGGAACGCCGACTACGCGGAGCTCATCGCGCTGGCTTGA
- the glgA gene encoding glycogen synthase produces the protein MRVDLLTREYPPDIYGGAGVHVTELVKALRRSIEVQVRCFGAPRDEADTTGYPVPAELAGANAVLGTLGVDLQFAQDAAGASLVHSHTWYANHGGRLASMLHGIPHVVTAHSLEPLRPWKAEQLGGGYRLSSWVEREAYETADAVIAVSEGMRRDILRVYPQVDPARTHVIYNGIDLQRWHAVDEPDLVRSLGVDPDRPTVIFVGRITRQKGLPYFLRAAAALPPEVQLVLCAGAPDTPEIMAEVEGLVRELQASRDGVVWIDRMLEQHELAAALSAATVFVCPSIYEPLGIVNLEAMACGLPVVATATGGIPEVVEDGVTGRLVPIEQATNGTGTPLDPDRFVADLAEALTAAVSDPDRAREQGSAGRLRAQTQFGWQSIADQTLALYRGLTVQ, from the coding sequence ATGCGCGTCGATCTCTTGACCAGGGAATATCCGCCCGACATCTACGGCGGTGCGGGCGTGCACGTCACCGAGCTGGTGAAAGCGCTGCGCCGATCGATTGAGGTGCAGGTGCGCTGCTTCGGCGCGCCGCGCGACGAAGCGGACACCACGGGATACCCGGTGCCCGCCGAGTTGGCTGGCGCCAACGCCGTGCTGGGCACCCTCGGGGTCGACCTGCAGTTCGCCCAGGATGCCGCGGGGGCGTCGCTCGTGCACTCCCACACCTGGTACGCGAACCACGGTGGGCGGCTGGCGAGCATGCTGCACGGCATCCCGCACGTCGTCACGGCGCACAGTCTCGAGCCGCTGCGTCCGTGGAAGGCCGAGCAGCTCGGCGGCGGCTACCGACTGTCGAGCTGGGTGGAGCGCGAGGCCTACGAGACCGCGGATGCCGTCATCGCCGTGAGCGAGGGCATGCGGCGCGACATCCTGCGGGTGTATCCCCAGGTGGACCCCGCTCGCACCCACGTCATCTACAACGGCATCGACCTGCAGCGCTGGCACGCCGTCGACGAACCCGACCTGGTGCGGTCGCTCGGTGTCGACCCGGATCGCCCGACGGTGATCTTCGTCGGGCGCATCACCCGACAGAAGGGCCTTCCGTACTTCCTGCGGGCGGCGGCAGCCCTGCCTCCGGAGGTGCAGCTGGTGCTCTGCGCCGGTGCACCCGACACCCCGGAGATCATGGCCGAGGTCGAGGGCCTGGTGCGCGAGCTGCAGGCGTCCCGCGACGGGGTCGTGTGGATCGATCGCATGCTCGAGCAGCACGAGCTCGCGGCGGCGCTCAGCGCTGCCACGGTCTTCGTGTGCCCGTCGATCTACGAGCCGCTCGGCATCGTGAACCTCGAGGCCATGGCGTGCGGGCTTCCCGTGGTGGCGACGGCGACCGGCGGCATCCCCGAGGTCGTCGAGGACGGCGTGACGGGACGCCTCGTGCCGATCGAGCAGGCCACCAACGGCACGGGGACTCCCCTTGATCCCGATCGATTCGTCGCCGACCTCGCGGAGGCGCTCACGGCCGCGGTCTCCGATCCCGATCGGGCCCGAGAGCAGGGCAGCGCGGGTCGGCTGCGGGCGCAGACCCAGTTCGGCTGGCAGTCGATCGCCGACCAGACTCTGGCGCTCTACCGGGGGCTCACGGTGCAATGA
- a CDS encoding iron-siderophore ABC transporter substrate-binding protein has product MPRRTVLATAAAVITAAALLLTGCSGDSTAASEKVGSASSDAAFPVTIKHVYGSTTIESKPKRVATVAWSNGEVPLALGVTPVGMAKATWGDDDGDGVYPWVEDQLKKLGAKTPTLFDETDGIDFEAVADTHPDVILAAYSGLTKSDYETLSKIAPTIAYPKVAWGTSYEDTIRMDSKAIGLGAEGDKLITKLHSEVNTALDKYSVLKDKKILFSYIDPKDHSKIGFYTSNDTRPGFLESLGLPVPTIVKEESKKTKEYYVTVSAEQADRFDDVDLFVTYGDNAAEEIKSLQSDPLLSKIPAIKAGHIAVLKNNTPLAASANPSALSIGWGIDDYFALLAKALKQ; this is encoded by the coding sequence GTGCCACGACGCACAGTCCTCGCCACCGCAGCCGCGGTCATCACCGCTGCCGCCCTGTTGCTGACCGGATGCTCCGGCGACTCCACCGCCGCGTCCGAGAAGGTGGGCTCCGCGTCGTCCGATGCAGCGTTCCCGGTGACGATCAAACACGTGTACGGCTCGACGACCATCGAGTCCAAACCGAAGCGCGTGGCGACAGTGGCGTGGTCCAACGGCGAGGTTCCGCTCGCGCTGGGTGTGACGCCCGTCGGCATGGCGAAGGCGACCTGGGGCGACGACGACGGTGACGGCGTGTACCCGTGGGTGGAGGACCAGCTGAAGAAGCTCGGCGCGAAGACCCCGACGCTGTTCGACGAGACGGACGGCATCGACTTCGAGGCCGTCGCAGACACGCACCCGGACGTCATCCTCGCCGCCTATTCCGGACTGACGAAGTCGGACTACGAGACGCTCTCGAAGATCGCGCCGACCATCGCATACCCGAAGGTCGCGTGGGGCACCTCGTACGAGGACACGATCCGCATGGACTCGAAGGCGATCGGCCTCGGTGCGGAGGGCGACAAGCTCATCACGAAGCTGCACTCCGAAGTGAACACCGCGCTCGACAAGTACTCCGTGCTCAAGGACAAGAAGATCCTGTTCTCCTACATCGACCCCAAGGACCACAGCAAGATCGGCTTCTACACCAGCAACGACACGCGCCCGGGGTTCCTCGAAAGCCTCGGACTTCCCGTGCCGACCATCGTGAAGGAGGAGTCGAAGAAGACGAAGGAGTACTACGTCACCGTCAGCGCCGAGCAAGCGGATCGCTTCGACGACGTCGACCTCTTCGTCACCTACGGCGACAATGCCGCAGAGGAGATCAAGAGCCTGCAGTCCGATCCGCTGCTGTCGAAGATCCCGGCGATCAAGGCCGGTCACATCGCCGTGTTGAAGAACAACACCCCGCTCGCCGCCTCGGCGAACCCATCGGCGCTGTCGATCGGTTGGGGAATCGACGACTACTTCGCTCTGCTCGCGAAGGCGCTCAAGCAGTAA
- a CDS encoding FecCD family ABC transporter permease, producing the protein MTTTVARGARPVVARLRRSAGMRVIWIVAMLVLIAALCAASVAFGVRSVSLHDIAAGVGGDTSTIARAAVAARLPRTVLALLVGAALAMSGTSMQAVTRNPLADPGILGVTGGASLAVVIGIAFFGMSSPFAYVFVAIAGSAVAAVFVYAVGSIGAGGATPLKLALAGAAIAAAFTSLVSAILLPRVDIVESFRFWQIGGVGGATWGGIAMIAPMLLVGAVVCVVMARGMNSLALGDDVATGLGVHVLRTRLVSSVGAVILCGAATAIAGPIGFVGLVVPHVFRLLIGTDHRWLLPFSALGGAALLVGADVLGRLVARPSEIDVGIVTAVIGAPFFIWIVRRQKVRAL; encoded by the coding sequence ATGACCACGACCGTCGCCCGCGGGGCGCGGCCCGTCGTCGCGCGCCTTCGTCGCTCGGCGGGGATGCGCGTGATCTGGATCGTCGCGATGCTGGTGCTCATCGCGGCACTGTGCGCCGCCTCGGTGGCGTTCGGAGTGCGGTCGGTGTCGCTGCACGACATCGCGGCCGGCGTCGGCGGCGACACGAGCACCATCGCGCGTGCCGCCGTCGCCGCCCGCCTGCCACGCACTGTTCTCGCGCTGCTGGTCGGTGCCGCCCTGGCGATGTCCGGAACCTCCATGCAGGCGGTCACGCGCAACCCGCTGGCCGACCCGGGCATCCTCGGCGTCACCGGCGGCGCATCCCTCGCCGTCGTGATCGGCATCGCGTTCTTCGGGATGTCATCGCCCTTCGCGTACGTGTTCGTCGCGATAGCGGGTTCCGCCGTCGCCGCCGTGTTCGTGTACGCCGTCGGATCGATCGGCGCGGGCGGCGCCACGCCGCTCAAGCTGGCGCTGGCCGGGGCGGCGATCGCGGCGGCCTTCACCTCGCTGGTGAGCGCCATCCTGCTGCCCCGAGTGGACATCGTCGAGTCGTTCCGGTTCTGGCAGATCGGCGGTGTCGGCGGCGCCACCTGGGGCGGCATCGCCATGATCGCACCGATGCTCCTGGTCGGCGCCGTCGTGTGCGTCGTCATGGCGCGCGGGATGAACTCGCTCGCTCTCGGTGACGATGTCGCAACGGGACTCGGTGTGCACGTGCTCCGCACCCGGCTGGTCTCCTCGGTCGGCGCGGTGATCCTGTGCGGGGCGGCGACGGCCATCGCCGGTCCGATCGGCTTCGTCGGGCTCGTCGTGCCGCACGTGTTCCGGCTTCTCATCGGCACGGACCACCGCTGGCTGCTGCCGTTCAGCGCGCTCGGCGGTGCCGCATTGCTGGTGGGTGCGGATGTGCTGGGCAGGCTGGTCGCCCGTCCGTCGGAGATCGACGTGGGCATCGTCACGGCCGTCATCGGAGCGCCGTTCTTCATCTGGATCGTCCGCCGGCAGAAGGTGCGTGCACTGTGA
- a CDS encoding 3'-5' exonuclease, translating into MKQWHDELGVFDLETTGVDIDSARIVSAHVGLLDADGALVEHLDWLVNPGVPIPDAATAVHGITTARATAEGRDARDAVTEIVAALRGLLATGIPVVAYNAPYDFSLLHREALRHGVEPLNDPAPIIDPLVLDKAVDKYRKGKRTLELTAGHYGVSLVGAHEAGADAVAAGRVAQAIARRYPDELGVAVDELHRMQVQWCRTQAEDFQSYMRRVKDPAFVAVGAWPLR; encoded by the coding sequence ATGAAGCAATGGCACGACGAACTCGGCGTCTTCGATCTCGAGACCACCGGAGTCGACATCGACAGCGCGCGCATCGTCTCGGCTCATGTCGGGCTGCTCGACGCCGACGGTGCGCTGGTCGAGCATCTCGACTGGCTGGTGAACCCGGGCGTCCCGATCCCGGACGCCGCAACCGCCGTGCACGGCATCACCACGGCTCGTGCCACGGCCGAGGGGCGGGATGCCCGCGACGCGGTGACCGAGATCGTCGCGGCCCTGCGCGGGCTCCTGGCCACGGGCATCCCGGTCGTCGCCTACAACGCGCCGTACGACTTCTCGCTGCTGCACCGCGAGGCGCTCCGGCACGGCGTCGAACCGCTGAACGATCCGGCTCCGATCATCGATCCTCTGGTGCTCGACAAGGCCGTCGACAAGTACCGCAAGGGCAAGCGCACCCTCGAGCTCACCGCCGGCCACTACGGCGTTTCGCTCGTCGGCGCCCACGAAGCGGGAGCGGATGCCGTCGCGGCGGGCCGTGTCGCCCAGGCCATCGCGCGACGCTATCCCGACGAGCTCGGCGTCGCCGTCGACGAGCTGCACCGGATGCAGGTGCAGTGGTGCCGCACACAGGCCGAAGACTTCCAGTCGTACATGCGCAGGGTCAAGGACCCGGCGTTCGTCGCCGTCGGCGCGTGGCCGTTGCGCTGA
- a CDS encoding TetR/AcrR family transcriptional regulator — MSPAQRIERSAIVSAAFEILDTEGFDRLTMRAVAARLGVRAASLYYHVANRNDLLRLVAEQVAVDATAGLGEAGEWRVLCTDICTRLRATLRAHPGATHVVAVNEVSPEVFERIVPVVLSAFHDGLAISDTDALYLVQSLYVLVAGLALAEFGNAPQPPAAPRDYYDAWFQLSVDTMLDGIRARFAR; from the coding sequence ATGTCACCGGCACAGCGCATCGAACGGTCCGCCATCGTCTCGGCCGCGTTCGAGATCCTCGACACCGAAGGGTTCGACCGACTGACGATGCGTGCGGTCGCCGCCCGGCTCGGGGTCCGGGCCGCGTCCCTGTACTACCACGTGGCGAACAGGAACGATCTGCTGCGGCTCGTGGCGGAGCAGGTCGCGGTCGATGCCACGGCGGGACTGGGCGAAGCGGGGGAGTGGCGAGTGCTCTGCACAGACATCTGCACCCGCCTGCGAGCGACGCTGCGCGCGCATCCCGGTGCGACGCACGTCGTCGCCGTCAACGAGGTCTCACCCGAGGTGTTCGAACGGATCGTGCCGGTCGTGCTGTCCGCGTTCCACGACGGGCTGGCGATCTCCGACACCGACGCTCTCTACCTCGTGCAGTCGCTGTACGTGCTCGTGGCGGGTCTCGCGCTCGCGGAGTTCGGCAACGCACCCCAACCGCCTGCGGCGCCGCGCGACTACTACGACGCGTGGTTCCAGCTGTCCGTCGACACGATGCTCGACGGCATCCGGGCCCGATTCGCGCGATAG
- a CDS encoding SURF1 family protein: MYDTVTEGLTGWQFLRTGRWLAYFAIALAFALVCAGLATWQFDRGRGASADNHLYATNFALPTEPLTTALATTSSYEPQQVWRRVSMTGTWDADQQFYVRNSVRSGNSGFDVVTALKLSTGGTFLVNRGWVAASSTNSMVPARRPAPPHGTIDVVARLQPSQAKRGEGGVQNGFIESVDLDELAPVIGGTVYSAAYGVIVTPASPGQGLGRIQATPPSEGVGYHYSYMIQWIAFIFIGFFLLWRAALREFRRINVEDPEEQQRAAQRARKAAAKPFTDEELEDEALDGFIPLTRWAAGTAQPLESTPVRPALTGTPIPFETSDENADDDDDDAPAPDEIYVLEQGTGDQDAPAADARAPRDGTP, from the coding sequence GTGTACGACACCGTCACGGAGGGCCTCACCGGGTGGCAGTTCCTGCGCACCGGGCGGTGGCTCGCATACTTCGCGATCGCGCTCGCCTTCGCACTGGTCTGCGCAGGGCTGGCGACCTGGCAGTTCGACCGCGGACGCGGCGCCTCCGCCGACAACCATCTCTACGCCACGAACTTCGCGCTTCCGACCGAACCGTTGACGACGGCGCTTGCCACCACCTCTTCCTACGAACCGCAGCAAGTCTGGCGTCGGGTGTCGATGACCGGAACGTGGGATGCCGACCAGCAGTTCTACGTGCGCAACAGTGTGCGCAGCGGCAACTCCGGGTTCGACGTCGTCACCGCCCTGAAGCTCAGCACAGGCGGCACCTTCCTCGTCAATCGCGGCTGGGTCGCCGCGTCGTCGACGAACAGCATGGTGCCTGCGCGCCGCCCGGCACCCCCGCACGGCACGATCGACGTCGTCGCACGCCTGCAGCCCAGTCAGGCCAAGCGCGGCGAGGGCGGCGTGCAGAACGGATTCATCGAGTCGGTCGACCTCGACGAGCTCGCACCGGTCATCGGTGGCACCGTGTATTCGGCGGCCTACGGGGTGATCGTCACGCCGGCCTCGCCCGGCCAGGGGCTCGGGCGCATCCAGGCGACACCGCCATCCGAGGGTGTCGGCTACCACTACTCGTACATGATCCAGTGGATCGCGTTCATCTTCATCGGTTTCTTCCTGCTCTGGCGTGCCGCCCTCCGCGAGTTCCGTCGCATCAACGTGGAGGACCCGGAGGAGCAGCAGCGCGCCGCGCAGCGTGCACGCAAGGCCGCGGCCAAGCCGTTCACCGACGAGGAGTTGGAGGACGAAGCGCTCGACGGCTTCATCCCGCTCACGAGGTGGGCGGCGGGCACCGCGCAACCGCTGGAATCCACGCCCGTGCGACCCGCGCTCACCGGAACGCCGATCCCGTTCGAGACATCGGACGAGAACGCCGATGACGACGATGACGACGCACCGGCCCCTGACGAGATCTACGTGCTCGAACAGGGGACGGGCGATCAGGATGCCCCCGCAGCCGACGCGCGCGCCCCTCGCGACGGCACTCCGTAG